The stretch of DNA CGAGTCTCATTGCTTCTCCTCATTTGCAAGCGGTTTGCTATATGAGTCGAAGAAGTAACAGGATTATTACAAGTTAATTCGATAAAAGATTAGTTTCACTTTTCCTTTAAATTGATTGCGTGCGCTGATTTTCATGAGTTATACCCCTTGTATATAGTGTATTAACAGATGCATTCGGCATGGGTGCAACTCTGCTCGCTTCAGTGCGGGCTTTCAGGCCCTTTTGCACAGGCGCTTCCAGAGTTGCATCCATGCCTTATTTGGTTTGTCAATTTTTGATAGGCCGGAATACGTTTTCCTAAACAAAGTTATGGCTATCCATCAATATAAGTACTCAATTACCGGAAAACCGAATTTTACTTAAATGCCAATGGCGCATCATTGTGTTCGTACAGTTAATATGAGTGAGATTCAGGTTGACGCGGTTCTCTTTCTTGCAATATGAATTGGTTTGTGAAATCATCATTGCTATCCAGTATGGAGGAGTCAACATGAATCGTAACGGGTTTTATAAAACATACAGTTTTGCCTTTTGTGTTCTATTTTTTATTTCGTTTGCTTGCGTCCCATTGGTGGTTGGCGGCGAACTTGACGCAACCTACCCGCCTTCGGCGACGCTTGATCAAATTAAAGAAGTTATCAAACAAGCGCCAAAAGGCCATCCGCGATTGATGATGAACCCAAGCCGTCTTGATGAATTGATCAGACAAAACAAAGACGACCCTCGTTTTCAATCACTGAAATCTCTCGTGATTCAACACGCCGATCATTGTATCGGCCTACCGCCGGTTGAGCGTGTGCTGCAGGGCCGACGCCTGTTGGGGCAATCGCGCGAATGTTTAAGACGAACTGTTTTGCTCTCGATGGCGTATCATCTCAGCGGCGATATGAAATATGTCCAGCGATGCGAAAAAGAAATGCTGCAAGCATCGAGTTTTCAAGACTGGAACCCAAGCCATTTTCTGGACGTTGCGGAAATGACGCTGGCAATGGCGATTGGATACGACTGGTTATACAACCAACTCGAAGACGATACGCGCCAGACGGTTCGTGAGGCCATCATACAAAAAGGCGCGTCGCTGCCATTTACGACTAAACACAAAGGGTGGGTGAAGTCGACCAATAATTGGGGGCAGGTTTGCCACGGCGGCTTAACGGCGGGCGCACTCGCTATTTTAGAAGATGAGCCGGAGTTGGCTGCGAAAACAGTGCACAACGCTTTGCAAAACGTGACGAGGTCGGTCGAGGTTTATGACCCGAAAGGCAGTTATCCCGAAGGCCCGTCGTATTGGTCTTATGGAACCAGTTACAACGTCGTATTGATTGAAGCGTTAGAGAGCGTGTTGGGTTCAGATTTTGGGCTCAGCAAAGCGCCGGGGTTCATTGAGACGGGACAATATTTAAGCATCGTGACCGGCCCGTCGGGACAAACATTTAACTATTCAGACGGGGGATCAAGACGAGGCGCTGAAGCGGCGGTCTTCTGGTTTGCGTCCAAATTTAATCGTCCTGATTGGGCGGTAGGCGAATCTAAACTTTTAGACGAATTGATCACTCAATCAAAAAACACCAGCCGGGGAGACCGCTTCTTGCCTTTCACGTTGCTCTGGATGCAAAAGCAACCAAACAACACGTCAATGCAGGCGCCCTTACACTGGGAAGGCGGCGGGCATGTTCCGGTTACCGTCCATCGTAGTTCCTGGACTGACCCCAACGCCGTGTTTGTCGGAATGAAGGGGGGAGCGCCAAGCGCGAACCACGGCCAAATGGATATCGGCTCATTCGTGTTAGACGCAGACGGCGTCCGTTGGGCGGTTGATCTTGGCGCCGAGTCTTATCACGGCATTGAGGCGCGTGGAATGAATTTGTGGGACCGCTCGCAAAATTCTGACCGATGGACAATTTTTCGGCAGCAAAACAAAGGGCACAACACGCTTGTGATTAACGATCAATTGCAAGTCGCTAAAAATAGCGGTGACTTCATGCGCTTTTCTGATGCTGCTCAAGCCCCGTTTAGCATTGTTGATCTGAGCAAGGTGTATGAAGCCCAAGCCCAATCCGTCAAACGCGGCATCGCGATGACTTCATCAAATGAAGTTCTGGTCCAAGATGAACTGACGGGTTTGAAGCCCGGCGCAAGCGTTCGCTGGGCCATGATTACTCCAGCCAATGTGGTCAAGAAAACAGATGCGGCGCTGGAACTACGGCAAGCGGGCAAATCTTTGACATTGACGAACATGACTTCTGGAGAACCTGTAGAGTGGCAAATCGTCGATATTTCAAAACCGCCGAATGAATGGGATTCAGCGAATCGCGGCATGACGATGATCGTACTCAATGCACAAGCGCCTCAAAATGGTAAAGTCAATTTTGCTGTGTTGGCGACGCCAGGTTCTTGTTCTCAATCGGTGAAAGGCTCATTAAAACTGAGTGAATTGAGCGAGTGGGGAAAGTAACGGATTCGTAATAAAGTAATATTTAAGATTGCCGTTTATTTTAGAGGCGGTAGAATGGAGGTAGATTGTTTTTTTTGATGCTTTGATTGATTTGGAAATGTGGGATGAAACAACGGCGATTTGATAACTATACATTTATTGTATGCGCCGCCCTTTTTGCGTTTTTTTGTATTGCGCAATTGGATGCGGCGGCGCAAATACCGTTGCCTACATTTTCGCCGACGAAATTGCCTGGAATCTTTCCGTCCTCTACGCCGACGCCGGTTGTGATTATTACTTATGATTATTCGGCGCCGGTGTTACAACTCGGCGCTTCGGTCATCAGCGCTTCTCCCGCAACAGACGCCGTGCTTCCTGTAACAATGATTATTGAGCGCACCAGCACTACGACTCCAACGGATGTGAACGTTCAGTTTAATTTACATGGCAGCGATGGCGCCATAGACGCCAGTTGGACCGAGACCATTACTGCTGCGCAACTGGCAGATATAAGTAACGTAATTTCGCTTCAATTATCGCTATCTTCTTTTACGCCGCTGGATGTTGATACCTACACTCTGGTCGCCCAAATTGACCCGATGGGGATTTTGCCGGAGATAAACCGCAGCAATAACATGATCGGGTCTGCGGCCCAGGGTTTGCTGCAAACGACCGGCGTATTGTGGTTTGATGGAATCGAGACAACTCTACTGCGTTCGGCGATCTCAAGCGTATCGCCATTGCGCATCATTGGGCGGACTTCGTATTTCGGCGTTCCGGCGGTTTTCACAAATCTAGAGGTTCACCGTGATCCTGGCACGTTAGATTTAACCGTTATAAGCGGAACCGCAACCTTCTCCAACAGGTCGAACCATCAACGCGACGGCTGGACGTATGACCTCAAAAGCGGAATATTGAATTCCAGCGGCGCGTCTGCCGACGCCTATGTCTATCTACCGCAAACCATCAGCCATCGGCTGGGGTCTTCTAGCGGGACAACCTATCGCACTGTCCCAATATCTCTGGGGCGCCAGTCGCTCGACTCAGTCATCAAACTCGCCAGTTCATCTATCGCGATGACCGATTCGATCTCGCTTTATATTGAAGGGCTGCCGTTTTATGTCGCGGATAGTACGTTTGCGTTTGAACCAGCCAATGGATTGGTGCTATCCGCCGCAAAATCAGAATACATTCACGCAGCGCGTTTTCGCGTCGCGCCCGGCGAACGCGCAAGCAACGATGGATTGTTTAATAATAATTTAAAATCGCTGGGAACCGCGACCGTCACGCCCGAGGGTTTGCAGGGAGGGTTTGGCGGTTCTGCGCGGAGTTACATGCCCGCATTCCCGCTTGCATCAACCGTTGCACATGGAAGCACTCATGTGGAAATTTCCAATTCTGTGATCAATGGCGCAAGCAGCTATGTTGATACTCTCGAAGTTGAAATAACCGTTGAGACGCAAGGATGCGACCCGGCGGCTGACAGTACGCTCACGTTTGCGATTAATGGTTCGCCAGCGATTTCGGGCGACGGGTCAGTTGCTCACTATGGGGCGTT from Candidatus Hinthialibacter antarcticus encodes:
- a CDS encoding heparinase II/III family protein encodes the protein MNRNGFYKTYSFAFCVLFFISFACVPLVVGGELDATYPPSATLDQIKEVIKQAPKGHPRLMMNPSRLDELIRQNKDDPRFQSLKSLVIQHADHCIGLPPVERVLQGRRLLGQSRECLRRTVLLSMAYHLSGDMKYVQRCEKEMLQASSFQDWNPSHFLDVAEMTLAMAIGYDWLYNQLEDDTRQTVREAIIQKGASLPFTTKHKGWVKSTNNWGQVCHGGLTAGALAILEDEPELAAKTVHNALQNVTRSVEVYDPKGSYPEGPSYWSYGTSYNVVLIEALESVLGSDFGLSKAPGFIETGQYLSIVTGPSGQTFNYSDGGSRRGAEAAVFWFASKFNRPDWAVGESKLLDELITQSKNTSRGDRFLPFTLLWMQKQPNNTSMQAPLHWEGGGHVPVTVHRSSWTDPNAVFVGMKGGAPSANHGQMDIGSFVLDADGVRWAVDLGAESYHGIEARGMNLWDRSQNSDRWTIFRQQNKGHNTLVINDQLQVAKNSGDFMRFSDAAQAPFSIVDLSKVYEAQAQSVKRGIAMTSSNEVLVQDELTGLKPGASVRWAMITPANVVKKTDAALELRQAGKSLTLTNMTSGEPVEWQIVDISKPPNEWDSANRGMTMIVLNAQAPQNGKVNFAVLATPGSCSQSVKGSLKLSELSEWGK